Proteins found in one Orcinus orca chromosome 11, mOrcOrc1.1, whole genome shotgun sequence genomic segment:
- the CSNK1E gene encoding casein kinase I isoform X2, with protein MELRVGNKYRLGRKIGSGSFGDIYLGANIASGEEVAIKLECVKTKHPQLHIESKFYKMMQGGVGIPSIKWCGAEGDYNVMVMELLGPSLEDLFNFCSRKFSLKTVLLLADQMISRIEYIHSKNFIHRDVKPDNFLMGLGKKGNLVYIIDFGLAKKYRDARTHQHIPYRENKNLTGTARYASINTHLGIEQSRRDDLESLGYVLMYFNLGSLPWQGLKAATKRQKYERISEKKMSTPIEVLCKGYPSEFSTYLNFCRSLRFDDKPDYSYLRQLFRNLFHRQGFSYDYVFDWNMLKFGASSSQAQPRDSDAIALPRPRPCACAGSMYPPTYWCLAPLGTQDPPDRPMEELPAPHSWPVVWTSGPQF; from the exons ATGGAGCTACGTGTGGGGAACAAGTACCGCCTGGGCCGGAAGATCGGGAGCGGGTCCTTCGGAGATATCTACCTAG GTGCCAACATCGCCTCTGGTGAAGAAGTTGCCATCAAGCTCGAGTGTGTGAAAACGAAGCACCCCCAGCTGCACATCGAGAGCAAGTTCTACAAGATGATGCAGGGGGGAG TGGGAATCCCGTCCATCAAGTGGTGCGGAGCCGAGGGAGACTACAATGTGATGGTCATGGAGCTGCTGGGGCCCAGCCTCGAGGACCTCTTCAACTTCTGCTCCCGCAAGTTCAGCCTCAAGACGGTGCTGCTCCTGGCCGACCAGATG atcaGCCGCATTGAATACATCCACTCCAAGAACTTCATACACCGGGACGTCAAGCCCGACAACTTCCTCATGGGGCTGGGGAAGAAGGGCAACCTGGTGTACATCATTGACTTCGGCCTGGCCAAGAAGTACCGGGACGCCCGCACCCACCAGCACATCCCCTACCGGGAAAACAAGAACCTGACTGGCACTGCCCGCTACGCCTCCATCAACACCCACCTGGGCATCG AGCAAAGCCGTCGAGATGACCTGGAGAGTCTGGGCTACGTGCTCATGTACTtcaacctgggctccctgccctGGCAGGGCCTCAAAGCGGCCACCAAGCGCCAGAAGTACGAGCGGATCAGCGAGAAGAAGATGTCGACGCCCATTGAGGTCCTCTGCAAAGGCTACCCCT CTGAGTTCTCAACATACCTCAACTTCTGCCGTTCGCTGCGGTTCGACGACAAGCCCGACTACTCCTACCTGCGCCAGCTCTTCCGCAACCTCTTCCACCGTCAGGGCTTCTCCTATGATTATGTCTTCGACTGGAACATGCTCAAATTC GGGGCTTCCTCGAGCCAGGCTCAGCCCCGTGACAGCGACGCTATTGCActgcccaggccccgcccctgtGCCTGTGCCGGGTCCATGTACCCACCCACGTACTG GTGCCTGGCACCCCTGGGCACCCAGGACCCTCCAGATAGGCCCATGGAGGAGCTGCCCGCCCCACACTCCTGGCCTGTGGTCTGGACCTCAGGGCCCCAGTTCTGA
- the CSNK1E gene encoding casein kinase I isoform X4 — MELRVGNKYRLGRKIGSGSFGDIYLGANIASGEEVAIKLECVKTKHPQLHIESKFYKMMQGGVGIPSIKWCGAEGDYNVMVMELLGPSLEDLFNFCSRKFSLKTVLLLADQMISRIEYIHSKNFIHRDVKPDNFLMGLGKKGNLVYIIDFGLAKKYRDARTHQHIPYRENKNLTGTARYASINTHLGIEQSRRDDLESLGYVLMYFNLGSLPWQGLKAATKRQKYERISEKKMSTPIEVLCKGYPSEFSTYLNFCRSLRFDDKPDYSYLRQLFRNLFHRQGFSYDYVFDWNMLKFVPGTPGHPGPSR, encoded by the exons ATGGAGCTACGTGTGGGGAACAAGTACCGCCTGGGCCGGAAGATCGGGAGCGGGTCCTTCGGAGATATCTACCTAG GTGCCAACATCGCCTCTGGTGAAGAAGTTGCCATCAAGCTCGAGTGTGTGAAAACGAAGCACCCCCAGCTGCACATCGAGAGCAAGTTCTACAAGATGATGCAGGGGGGAG TGGGAATCCCGTCCATCAAGTGGTGCGGAGCCGAGGGAGACTACAATGTGATGGTCATGGAGCTGCTGGGGCCCAGCCTCGAGGACCTCTTCAACTTCTGCTCCCGCAAGTTCAGCCTCAAGACGGTGCTGCTCCTGGCCGACCAGATG atcaGCCGCATTGAATACATCCACTCCAAGAACTTCATACACCGGGACGTCAAGCCCGACAACTTCCTCATGGGGCTGGGGAAGAAGGGCAACCTGGTGTACATCATTGACTTCGGCCTGGCCAAGAAGTACCGGGACGCCCGCACCCACCAGCACATCCCCTACCGGGAAAACAAGAACCTGACTGGCACTGCCCGCTACGCCTCCATCAACACCCACCTGGGCATCG AGCAAAGCCGTCGAGATGACCTGGAGAGTCTGGGCTACGTGCTCATGTACTtcaacctgggctccctgccctGGCAGGGCCTCAAAGCGGCCACCAAGCGCCAGAAGTACGAGCGGATCAGCGAGAAGAAGATGTCGACGCCCATTGAGGTCCTCTGCAAAGGCTACCCCT CTGAGTTCTCAACATACCTCAACTTCTGCCGTTCGCTGCGGTTCGACGACAAGCCCGACTACTCCTACCTGCGCCAGCTCTTCCGCAACCTCTTCCACCGTCAGGGCTTCTCCTATGATTATGTCTTCGACTGGAACATGCTCAAATTC GTGCCTGGCACCCCTGGGCACCCAGGACCCTCCAGATAG
- the CSNK1E gene encoding casein kinase I isoform X1, whose amino-acid sequence MELRVGNKYRLGRKIGSGSFGDIYLGANIASGEEVAIKLECVKTKHPQLHIESKFYKMMQGGVGIPSIKWCGAEGDYNVMVMELLGPSLEDLFNFCSRKFSLKTVLLLADQMISRIEYIHSKNFIHRDVKPDNFLMGLGKKGNLVYIIDFGLAKKYRDARTHQHIPYRENKNLTGTARYASINTHLGIEQSRRDDLESLGYVLMYFNLGSLPWQGLKAATKRQKYERISEKKMSTPIEVLCKGYPSEFSTYLNFCRSLRFDDKPDYSYLRQLFRNLFHRQGFSYDYVFDWNMLKFGAARNPEDVDRERREHEREERMGQLRGSATRALPPGPPTGATASRLRSAAEPVASTPASRIQQAGNTSPRAISRVDRERKVSMRLHRGAPANVSSSDLTGRQEVSRISASQTSVPFDHLGK is encoded by the exons ATGGAGCTACGTGTGGGGAACAAGTACCGCCTGGGCCGGAAGATCGGGAGCGGGTCCTTCGGAGATATCTACCTAG GTGCCAACATCGCCTCTGGTGAAGAAGTTGCCATCAAGCTCGAGTGTGTGAAAACGAAGCACCCCCAGCTGCACATCGAGAGCAAGTTCTACAAGATGATGCAGGGGGGAG TGGGAATCCCGTCCATCAAGTGGTGCGGAGCCGAGGGAGACTACAATGTGATGGTCATGGAGCTGCTGGGGCCCAGCCTCGAGGACCTCTTCAACTTCTGCTCCCGCAAGTTCAGCCTCAAGACGGTGCTGCTCCTGGCCGACCAGATG atcaGCCGCATTGAATACATCCACTCCAAGAACTTCATACACCGGGACGTCAAGCCCGACAACTTCCTCATGGGGCTGGGGAAGAAGGGCAACCTGGTGTACATCATTGACTTCGGCCTGGCCAAGAAGTACCGGGACGCCCGCACCCACCAGCACATCCCCTACCGGGAAAACAAGAACCTGACTGGCACTGCCCGCTACGCCTCCATCAACACCCACCTGGGCATCG AGCAAAGCCGTCGAGATGACCTGGAGAGTCTGGGCTACGTGCTCATGTACTtcaacctgggctccctgccctGGCAGGGCCTCAAAGCGGCCACCAAGCGCCAGAAGTACGAGCGGATCAGCGAGAAGAAGATGTCGACGCCCATTGAGGTCCTCTGCAAAGGCTACCCCT CTGAGTTCTCAACATACCTCAACTTCTGCCGTTCGCTGCGGTTCGACGACAAGCCCGACTACTCCTACCTGCGCCAGCTCTTCCGCAACCTCTTCCACCGTCAGGGCTTCTCCTATGATTATGTCTTCGACTGGAACATGCTCAAATTC GGTGCAGCCCGGAACCCCGAGGACGTGGACCGGGAGCGGCGAGAGCACGAGCGCGAGGAGAGGATGGGGCAGCTCCGGGGGTCCGCCACCCGGGCCCTGCCCCCTGGCCCGCCCACTGGGGCCACCGCCAGTCGGCTCCGCAGTGCGGCCGAGCCTGTAGCTTCCACCCCTGCCTCCCGCATCCAGCAAGCTG GCAATACTTCTCCCAGAGCGATCTCACGGGTCGACAGAGAGAGGAAGGTGAGCATGAGGCTACACAGGGGCGCACCCGCCAACGTCTCGTCCTCCGACCTCACTGGGCGGCAAGAGGTCTCCCGGATTTCAGCCTCACAG
- the CSNK1E gene encoding casein kinase I isoform X3, which yields MMQGGVGIPSIKWCGAEGDYNVMVMELLGPSLEDLFNFCSRKFSLKTVLLLADQMISRIEYIHSKNFIHRDVKPDNFLMGLGKKGNLVYIIDFGLAKKYRDARTHQHIPYRENKNLTGTARYASINTHLGIEQSRRDDLESLGYVLMYFNLGSLPWQGLKAATKRQKYERISEKKMSTPIEVLCKGYPSEFSTYLNFCRSLRFDDKPDYSYLRQLFRNLFHRQGFSYDYVFDWNMLKFGAARNPEDVDRERREHEREERMGQLRGSATRALPPGPPTGATASRLRSAAEPVASTPASRIQQAGNTSPRAISRVDRERKVSMRLHRGAPANVSSSDLTGRQEVSRISASQTSVPFDHLGK from the exons ATGATGCAGGGGGGAG TGGGAATCCCGTCCATCAAGTGGTGCGGAGCCGAGGGAGACTACAATGTGATGGTCATGGAGCTGCTGGGGCCCAGCCTCGAGGACCTCTTCAACTTCTGCTCCCGCAAGTTCAGCCTCAAGACGGTGCTGCTCCTGGCCGACCAGATG atcaGCCGCATTGAATACATCCACTCCAAGAACTTCATACACCGGGACGTCAAGCCCGACAACTTCCTCATGGGGCTGGGGAAGAAGGGCAACCTGGTGTACATCATTGACTTCGGCCTGGCCAAGAAGTACCGGGACGCCCGCACCCACCAGCACATCCCCTACCGGGAAAACAAGAACCTGACTGGCACTGCCCGCTACGCCTCCATCAACACCCACCTGGGCATCG AGCAAAGCCGTCGAGATGACCTGGAGAGTCTGGGCTACGTGCTCATGTACTtcaacctgggctccctgccctGGCAGGGCCTCAAAGCGGCCACCAAGCGCCAGAAGTACGAGCGGATCAGCGAGAAGAAGATGTCGACGCCCATTGAGGTCCTCTGCAAAGGCTACCCCT CTGAGTTCTCAACATACCTCAACTTCTGCCGTTCGCTGCGGTTCGACGACAAGCCCGACTACTCCTACCTGCGCCAGCTCTTCCGCAACCTCTTCCACCGTCAGGGCTTCTCCTATGATTATGTCTTCGACTGGAACATGCTCAAATTC GGTGCAGCCCGGAACCCCGAGGACGTGGACCGGGAGCGGCGAGAGCACGAGCGCGAGGAGAGGATGGGGCAGCTCCGGGGGTCCGCCACCCGGGCCCTGCCCCCTGGCCCGCCCACTGGGGCCACCGCCAGTCGGCTCCGCAGTGCGGCCGAGCCTGTAGCTTCCACCCCTGCCTCCCGCATCCAGCAAGCTG GCAATACTTCTCCCAGAGCGATCTCACGGGTCGACAGAGAGAGGAAGGTGAGCATGAGGCTACACAGGGGCGCACCCGCCAACGTCTCGTCCTCCGACCTCACTGGGCGGCAAGAGGTCTCCCGGATTTCAGCCTCACAG